The Gemmatimonadaceae bacterium genomic sequence ACAGTTCTGACCGGCAACAATCTATAACAGCGGATGCAAGTCCGTAAAGTTGACCGCGTGAAAAATCTTCAAGCGGCTTTCCATGGGTGGGACGTCGTCGATGGCGTTCGAGTCACGAAGACTCGCGCCGGCCGCGCGAACGATGGCGCGGGAAGCCCGCTGATGCGGCGGGGGCGAACGTGGTGCTGAGCGTGCGACGATGTGGTCGTCGGCAGATCCGGCTCCGCTGGACGCGTTGCGCGAATATAGGAACCGGAGCGAGCGCGCGTCAATGATGCTGGCGCCTGCCGCATGTGGCAACGATGTTCAACGCAGTCGCTCTCCCCTTCACCATCACCCCCAATGGACCTCGGCCTAACGAACAGAATCGCCCTCGTCAGCGGGGCGTCTTCGGGTCTCGGACTCGCGATCGCCCGCGAACTGAGTCAGGAAGGCGCAAGCGTGGCGATGGTTGCCAGACGCCAGGATCTCCTGCAGCGCGAGGCGGCGGCAATCACCGCTGCTACCGGCCGTCGCGTCCTTCCGGTCGCGGCCGACCTCACGCACAAGGACGAGGTCGAGAAGGCGGTCGCCTTTGTCGAACATGCCCTGGGCCCCATCGACATCCTCGTCGCCAACGCCGGTGGCCCACCGTCCACCACGTTCGACTCCACCACCGACGAGCAATACCTCGCCGCGCTCAACCTGAACCTGCTCAGCGCCATTCGCCTGGCCCACGCCGTGGTGCCGGAGATGCGCGACCGAAAGTGGGGTCGCGTGATCTTTCTCTCCTCCATGGCGGCCAAGCAGCCCGTGCCGGGCCTCATTCTGTCGAACACCGCGCGCTCGGGCCTTCTGGGTTTTGCCAAGACGCTCGCCTCCGAGGTGGCGAAAGACGGCGTGCTGGTGAACACCGTCATGCCGGGCCACTTCGACACCGACCGGGCGATCGAGCTGGCGAAGATGCGCTCCGTTCGCGAGAAGGT encodes the following:
- a CDS encoding SDR family oxidoreductase — translated: MDLGLTNRIALVSGASSGLGLAIARELSQEGASVAMVARRQDLLQREAAAITAATGRRVLPVAADLTHKDEVEKAVAFVEHALGPIDILVANAGGPPSTTFDSTTDEQYLAALNLNLLSAIRLAHAVVPEMRDRKWGRVIFLSSMAAKQPVPGLILSNTARSGLLGFAKTLASEVAKDGVLVNTVMPGHFDTDRAIELAKMRSVREKVPIEQVLAARSAGIPLGRSGDPREFAAVVAFLASDRASFVTGTAIQVDGGQIAGVV